A DNA window from Chelativorans sp. AA-79 contains the following coding sequences:
- the trxA gene encoding thioredoxin codes for MNDRENPYAGGGMTTNVTFGNAPHADAGAAGGIAGLSSAPSTGDLIKDTSTAAFAADVVQESRNQPVLVDFWAPWCGPCKQLTPTLEKVVREVGGRVKLVKLNIDEHPAIPGQLGIQSIPAVIAFKDGQPVDGFMGAVPESQIREFIKRISAGGGKQVEDALAAASEAREAGDSQMAAQIYSAVLQQEPEHVEAIAGLADLLFETGQTEEARSVLDRVPETKRNAAAVAAVRAKMALAEQVADLGDPVQLQRRLEADPADHQARFDLALVQNAQGKRQEAADNLLAIVKADRDWNEDAARAKLLEFFDAWGMTDPETLAARRKLSSLLFS; via the coding sequence ATGAACGACCGTGAAAACCCTTATGCGGGCGGCGGGATGACAACCAATGTCACCTTCGGAAACGCACCGCATGCGGATGCCGGCGCCGCCGGCGGGATAGCAGGGTTGTCCAGTGCGCCATCCACGGGCGATCTTATCAAAGACACCAGCACTGCCGCTTTCGCAGCTGATGTGGTGCAGGAGTCGCGCAATCAGCCGGTGCTGGTGGACTTCTGGGCGCCGTGGTGCGGGCCATGCAAGCAGCTTACGCCCACGCTTGAGAAGGTGGTGCGGGAAGTTGGCGGCCGAGTGAAGCTCGTGAAGCTCAATATCGATGAGCATCCGGCCATTCCGGGCCAACTCGGGATTCAGTCGATCCCCGCGGTGATCGCTTTCAAGGACGGCCAGCCGGTGGACGGCTTCATGGGCGCAGTCCCGGAAAGCCAGATTCGCGAGTTCATAAAGCGGATTTCCGCCGGTGGCGGTAAGCAGGTGGAGGACGCGCTTGCAGCCGCTTCCGAAGCACGGGAAGCCGGCGATTCGCAGATGGCGGCACAGATCTACTCTGCCGTTTTGCAGCAGGAGCCGGAACATGTCGAGGCGATCGCGGGCCTTGCCGATCTGCTCTTCGAGACAGGCCAGACGGAAGAAGCGCGGTCCGTTCTCGACCGGGTTCCCGAAACGAAGAGGAACGCGGCGGCGGTCGCGGCCGTGCGGGCAAAGATGGCCCTGGCGGAGCAGGTCGCAGATCTCGGAGATCCCGTCCAGCTGCAAAGGCGCCTTGAGGCCGACCCGGCCGATCACCAGGCGCGTTTCGATCTCGCGCTGGTCCAGAACGCACAGGGAAAGCGGCAGGAAGCAGCAGACAATCTGCTGGCCATCGTGAAAGCCGACCGCGACTGGAACGAGGATGCCGCGCGGGCAAAACTGCTTGAGTTCTTCGACGCCTGGGGAATGACCGATCCCGAGACGCTCGCGGCGCGACGGAAGCTTTCTTCGCTGCTGTTTTCCTAA
- a CDS encoding prolyl-tRNA synthetase associated domain-containing protein, with amino-acid sequence MPKTPDDLMRHLAELGIEVSTYGHPPLFTVEESRGLRGKIPGAHTKNLFLKDRKGRYFLLTVAEDARVDLKAIHHTLGASGRLSFGSAERLEAFLGVAPGSVTVFGVINDDLRQVTVVLDEQLMESDVINAHPLHNEATTSIRRSDLLRFLRSTGHEPLILKVSQ; translated from the coding sequence ATGCCTAAAACACCGGATGATTTGATGCGACATCTCGCGGAGCTTGGCATCGAGGTGAGCACCTACGGGCATCCTCCCCTCTTCACCGTCGAAGAATCCCGCGGCCTGCGCGGAAAGATTCCCGGTGCCCACACGAAAAACCTCTTCCTGAAGGACAGGAAGGGCAGGTATTTTCTTCTGACCGTCGCGGAAGATGCGCGCGTGGACCTCAAGGCCATCCACCATACGCTCGGCGCGTCGGGCCGCCTCTCCTTCGGCAGCGCAGAGCGGCTTGAGGCGTTCCTCGGCGTGGCGCCTGGATCCGTCACGGTATTCGGCGTGATAAACGATGACCTGCGACAGGTGACGGTCGTCCTCGACGAACAGCTCATGGAGAGCGATGTGATCAATGCCCATCCGCTCCACAATGAGGCCACGACCTCCATCCGCCGCTCTGATCTGCTGCGGTTCCTCAGATCCACGGGTCACGAGCCCCTCATCTTGAAAGTATCGCAATGA